One genomic region from Phocoena sinus isolate mPhoSin1 chromosome 3, mPhoSin1.pri, whole genome shotgun sequence encodes:
- the LOC116751150 gene encoding LOW QUALITY PROTEIN: probable palmitoyltransferase ZDHHC11B (The sequence of the model RefSeq protein was modified relative to this genomic sequence to represent the inferred CDS: inserted 1 base in 1 codon) — translation MWPCHETLWVGGERHLPTTPRPPSQELNLSTGVAGPRPPADPALSLKDKGLGWVLLGTPGPEGPLPSPARHRLPWLPGAWTPGRLEQRPLTRAAQAELSLDSPQVTGGICLFHLSVHLIVLSIDPADANVRLKNYLWTVPTFDRSRHAHVIQRQHCHLCEVAVTVKAKHCSTCNKCVSGFDHHCKWLNNCVGSRNYWYFFSSVASAAAGLLCMVATLPYVFTQYFINPAGLRTDPHYRSVSDQNTWLLLLPLFPVRTGTPAFLGIGALTRLLXGHLLLFHLYLRAKKLSTFEYIMQNDKQQSSKPPAVKRDVTPQRKGLSRQLDNHLRSPVQGSKKPKEFLPTSMHLSLCSATVKPEDTSSSKQPVASLSSSVQSMKLTEQDPTINIPGESSSGLQELDGTLRSSTVGTPFRWFSIVPS, via the exons ATGTGGCCTTGCCACGAGACCCTGTGGGTGGGCGGAGAGAGGCATCTCCCCACCACGCCCAGGCCGCCCTCGCAGGAGCTGAACCT CTCCACTGGGGTTGCGGGGCCACGGCCTCCAGCGGACCCTGCTCTGTCCCTCAAGGACAAAGGACTCGGGTGGGTTCTGCTGGGCACGCCGGGGCCAGAGGGGCCACTCCCATCCCCGGCCAGGCACAGGCTCCCGTGGCTGCCTGGGGCCTGGACACCTGGCCGCCTGGAGCAGAGGCCCCTTACGCGTGCCGCGCAGGCCGAGCTGTCCCTTGACTCCCCCCAGGTGACCGGCGGGATTTGTCTCTTCCACCTCTCGGTCCACCTGATTGTTCTTTCCATCGATCCGGCCGATGCCAACGTCCGCCTCAAGAACTACTTATGGACTGTGCCGACCTTCGACCGGTCCAGACACGCACATGTCATCCAGAGGCAGCATTGTCACCTGTGCGAGGTAGCCGT GACTGTGAAAGCCAAGCATTGTAGCACCTGCAACAAGTGTGTCTCAGGCTTCGACCATCACTGCAAGTGGCTTAACAACTGCGTGGGGAGCAGGAATTACTG GTACTTCTTCAGCTCAGTGGCCTCAGCTGCGGCCGGACTGCTGTGCATGGTCGCCACGCTGCCGTACGTCTTCACCCAGTACTTCATCAACCCCGCCGGGCTGCGCACCGACCCCCACTATAGGA GTGTCTCCGACCAGAACACGTGGCTCCTGCTCCTTCCGCTCTTCCCCGTGAGGACGGGCACGCCGGCCTTCCTGGGCATCGGGGCGCTGACACGGCTGC ACGGCCACCTCCTCCTTTTCCACCTCTACTTGA GGGCCAAGAAGCTGAGCACATTTGAGTACATAATGCAAAACGACAAACAGCAGAGCTCGAAGCCCCCGGCAGTGAAGAGAGATGTGACCCCACAAAGAAAAGGGTTGTCACGG CAGCTGGATAACCACCTGAGATCACCTGTGCAGGG CAGCAAGAAGCCCAAGGAGTTCCTGCCAACTTCCATGCACCTGAGTCTGTGCTCCGCCACCGTAAAGCCAGAGGACACGTCGTCATCAAAG CAACCAGTTGCCAGCCTGAGTTCATCTGTACAGAG CATGAAGCTCACAGAACAGGACCCCACCATCAACATCCCAGGCGAGAGCTCCTCGGGGCTGCAG GAACTGGATGGCACCCTGCGTTCATCCACAGTGGG GACGCCCTTCCGATGGTTTTCGATAGTGCCGTCCTGA
- the LOC116752283 gene encoding uncharacterized protein LOC116752283 gives MSPFSAGAQGPALAESPLQGSFSAGRLPVESVPETHALLSSLRGQRKDTWSQKHWDALPSSQKPWSLEPTVIKISGSCQEVPHVWTVAPYTQVPKGLPVIKEEEYGMKVTPVVSVEEGCSPEEATEPGSSTKVSMIVEPEDPEPEDRAAQPPWSRRVPQGPRAPLPPELLTQPGLISNSRRRPGPRGPPSDPALPFQTPPSTVRPHTLRESQEGRGST, from the coding sequence ATGTCTCCTTTTTCTGCAGGAGCCCAGGGACCTGCGCTGGCTGAGAGCCCCTTGCAGGGCTCCTTCTCTGCCGGCAGGCTGCCTGTGGAGTCGGTCCCGGAAACCCACGCTCTCCTGTCCTCTCTGCGTGGCCAAAGAAAGGACACGTGGTCCCAGAAGCACTGGGACGCCCTCCCCAGTAGCCAGAAGCCCTGGAGCTTGGAGCCCACGGTCATCAAGATCTCCGGGAGTTGCCAGGAGGTGCCCCACGTGTGGACAGTGGCGCCGTACACCCAGGTGCCCAAGGGCCTGCCCGTCATCAAGGAAGAAGAGTATGGGATGAAGGTGACCCCTGTCGTCAGCGTGGAGGAGGGCTGCAGCCCCGAGGAGGCCACTGAGCCCGGCAGCTCCACCAAGGTCTCCATGATCGTAGAGCCTGAGGACCCGGAGCCCGAGGACCGGGCTGCTCAGCCTCCATGGAGCAGGCGTGTCCCCCAGGGCCCCAGGGCGCCCCTCCCTCCAGAGCTGCTCACACAGCCTGGCCTCATTTCCAATTCTAGGAGGAGACCTGGGCCCCGTGGTCCACCTTCAGATCCCGCGCTCCCCTTTCAGACCCCGCCGTCCACCGTCAGACCCCACACCCTCCGTGAGAgccaggagggaagagggagcacATGA